One window of the Strix uralensis isolate ZFMK-TIS-50842 chromosome 3, bStrUra1, whole genome shotgun sequence genome contains the following:
- the FAM167A gene encoding protein FAM167A gives MSLPKIQIEEALDNTDTGSGGAAPPDDHLRSLKALTEKLRLETRRPSYLEWKAKLEEQAWKSPQPAGEEEATEAKKAMGEPVPLRKVQLHLNGSPAQDKVTLTSGRIGGFESIDEALTWLRKELAEMRLQDQQLARQLMRLRSDINKLKIEQTCHLHQRMLNDATYELEERDELSDLFCDFPLMSSFSLSTPLKLIGVTKMNINSRRFSLC, from the exons ATGTCTCTACCCAAAATCCAAATAGAAGAGGCTCTGGACAACACAGATACTGGCTCTGGAGGTGCTGCTCCTCCTGATGACCATCTGAGAAGCCTCAAGGCATTGACAGAGAAGTTGAGACTGGAGACCAGGCGCCCATCCTACTTGGAGTGGAAGGCAAAGCTGGAGGAGCAGGCATGGAAGAGCCCTCAGCCAGCGGGAGAGGAGGAGGCAACCGAGGCCAAAAAGGCCATGGGGGAGCCTGTCCCCTTGAGGAAGGTACAGCTGCACCTCAATGGAAGCCCTGCCCAGGACAAGGTGACTCTTACCTCAGGGAGAATAGGTGGCTTTGAGAGCATTGACGAAGCTTTGACATGGCTCAGAAAGGAACTG GCAGAAATGCGCCTGCAGGACCAGCAGCTTGCAAGGCAGCTCATGCGCCTTCGTAGCGACATCAACAAGCTGAAGATCGAGCAGACCTGCCACCTGCACCAGCGCATGCTCAACGACGCCACGTACGAGCTGGAAGAGAGGGACGAGCTCTCCGACCTCTTCTGTGACTTCCCCCTCATGagctccttcagcctctccacaCCGCTCAAGCTCATTGGGGTCACCAAGATGAACATCAACTCCCGCCGGTTCTCGCTGTGTTGA